The genomic interval CAGGTTTGTGAAAAGTGGCTAAAGGACAGAAAGGGGAAGAGCTTGTCGCTTGAAGCCCTAAAACATTATTGCAGAATCGTTACAGCAATTCAAAAGACAATAAGCCTTCAGTCCGAGATTGACAGGAGCTATCAACAGGTGGAAAAGGGCATTATAGAGATAAGATGAAAAAAGGCATCAGGCATGTCTAAAACAAATCATCAAAAATGTATTGACATTGTATTTACTTTAGCTTAAAATAGTTTGTGATATTTGAATGGGGTGAAGGCAAAAACAAAATCAACATCAAAAAACACAGGGTTTCATTTGAATGGGCAAAAGAGATATTTGACGACCCGTTGCACATATCCGTATTAGACAAAAGGTTTGATTATTTTGAAGAAAGATGGGTCACTCTGGGCTCAACAAAAAGCGGCATTATTTTAGTCGTAGGGCATATGTATTATTTGACCGAAGAAGCAGAAGAGGTCATTAAGGTCATAACCGCCAGAAAAGCAACTAAAAAGGAAAGGGAACAATATGAGAAAATCAGCTAAAAAAGAAGAGTTTGAGCTAAAGAGGGAATACGACTTCTCCAGAGGAGAGCGTGGAAGGTTCTTCAGTCCCAAAAAAGTCTCCACCACCATTAGGCTTGACAACGACATACTTTTGTTTTTTAAAAAGCTTGCCACCTCCAAAAAAGCCCCTTACCAGAGCCTGCTTAATGAGGCATTAAGGGCATATATCAGGAAATGTGCATAGTGCTTATTGCGGCTTCACAATCCAGCTTGACCAAAATACAAGCCTGAATTTATAATGAGTCTGCCAGAAAGGGAATTATGACCCTATGAAAAAAGGCATATATGTTTTTCCAAACGCACTCACCCTCTGCGGGATGTTTGCAGGGTTTTATGCCATAGTGTCAGCGATTAAGGCAAGTTACATACATGCAGGATGGGCAATAATCATAGCCATGGTTTTTGATGGGCTCGATGGATGGGTTGCAAGAAGGACACATAGCACAACACGTTTTGGCATAGAGCTGGATTCCCTCTCCGATGTCATTGCATTCGGTGTTGCACCATCATTACTGATTTACAGATGGGCGCTTATACCATTTGGAAGGATTGGCTGGGCAGCTGCATTTCTATTCGTTGCATGCGGAGCACTGAGGCTTGCAAGATACAATGTCCAGATGGGCTCTGCTGAAAGAAAATCCTTTACAGGAATGCCTATTCCCGGAGCGGCAGTTGTAATTGCTACAACAGTCCTATTTTATAGGGAGATGGGCTGGTCGCCACAGAAAAACATCCTTTTTTTGCTTTTAGTGGTTGCACTCTCAATCCTTATGGTAAGCACACTCAGGTTTCACTCAATAAAAGAGATTGACATCTCAAAGAGAAAGCCATTCTGGATACTGGTTGCATTTATAGTCGTGCTTGCACTTGTGCTTATGCACACAGAGATTGCCCTGTTTACTGCCTCGATGCTTTATCTCCTAACCGGCATATTTGAGAATGCCTATCTTTACCTGAAGAGGCAGAAACAACCCTCCACCTGATAGCAAAAAGGTCTCACTCCATTGCTGAGACTTTAGTTTTTAAGATATAATACTTAAAAATCCAAGGGAGGCTTTATGAAAGGCTTTATTAAGATAGCATTTCTGATATTTATAATTACAGGTCTCATGGGCTGTATTGAGACAGATATAAATATCAAGGTATCATCTGATGGAAGCGGAACAGTTGAGGAGACTGTCCTCATGCGCAAAGATGTGGTTCAGATGATACAGTCAATGGCTCCCCCGTCAGAGCAGGGAAAGGAACAGGAGATATTCCCAAAAGAAGATATCCAGAAAAAAGCCCTTCAGATGGGCGAGGGAGTAACCTTTGTGTCCATGGAAAAGGTTGTAACTGAGAAATTCGAGGGGTATAAGGCTGTTTATGCATTCACTGACATTAATAATCTGAGAATCAATGAGAACCCTGGAAAAGATGTCCCGAGTGCTCCGGGCGAGGAGACTAAGGAGGAGCTTATTACATTTCAGTTCAAAAAGGGACCTACATCTACCCTGATAATAAGACATCCATCTGCTAAGTTTCAGAAAGACAAGCCTGCCACTCAGGGCACTGTCAAGCCAGAGGATAAGGCACAGCAGGAAATAGCAAAAGAGATGCTGAAACAGATGTTTCAGGACATGAAGGTCTCTATTTCGGTTGAAGTGTTAGGCTCTATCTCAAAAACAAATGCAACTCACAGAGAGGGCTCGAAGCTGACCCTGCTTGAGCTGGACTTCAATAAGATTCTTGAAAGCCAGAAGTCCCTCGATGAGTTCAATAAATCAAAGCCCGACACAATGGAGACACTGAAGACAATAGTGAAAGACCTGCCTGGCATCAAGGTAGAGCTAAACGAGGTTCAGATAGAGTTTAAATGAGAACGATTAGAATCTTTGATACAACCCTGAGAGATGGCGAGCAGTCCCCAGGTGCCTCCATGAGCCCTGAAGAAAAACTCAACCTTGCAAAACAGCTTAGCCGATTAGGCGTGGATATTATAGAGGCAGGATTTGCTATAAGCTCATTAGGGGATTTCGAGGCAATAAAAAGAATCTCCTCCGAAGTAGAAGGCCCTATCATATGCAGTCTTTCACGGGCAAAGGAAGAGGATATAAAGAGGGCGTGGGAGGCTCTAAAGGATGCTCCAAGAAAAAGGATACATACATTTCACTCAACATCGGACATCCATCTCAAATACCAGTTCAGGGTAAGCAAGGAGGAGGCACTCAAAAGGTCTGTTGAGATGGTCAGGTTTGCAAGGGGTTTTCTTAAGGATGTGGAGTTCTCGCCAATGGATGCCACAAGGACAGAGCCCTCTTATCTATGTGAGGTTGTAGAGGCTGTCATAGATGCAGGTGCAGGGACGGTCAACATCCCTGACACAGTTGGATATGGGATTCCAACAGAGTTTGGAAAACTCATAAAGATGTTGATGGAAAAGGTAAAAAATATCCACAAGGCAGTCATCTCTGTTCACTGCCATAATGACCTTGGACTGGCAGTTGCAAATTCCCTCTCTGCAATTCTAAATGGCGCAGGACAGGTGGAATGCACAATCAATGGAATCGGAGAGAGGGCAGGTAACTGCTCCTTAGAGGAGGTTGTAATGGCGTTAAGAACCCGCAGGGATTTCTTTCATGCAGACACAGGGATAAACACAGAGGAGATTATGCGCACAAGCAGGCTTGTAACAAAGATAACAGGCATTCCTGTTCAGCCAAACAAAGCAATAGTAGGTGCAAATGCATTTGCCCATGAGGCAGGGATACATCAAGACGGACTCCTTAAGGAAAAAACCACATATGAGATAATTAGTCCTAAAAGCATTGGGCTTGGCGGTGCAAGGCTTGTCTTAGGAAAACACTCGGGGAGACATGCATTCAGAGCAAGGCTAAATGAAATAGGCTATGAGCTTAGCCCCGAGGAGATGGAATCTGCATTCCTTAAATTCAAGCACCTTGCTGACCAGAAAAAAAACATCTTCGATGAGGACATCGAGACCTTAGTCTCAGAGGAGATTATAAAAGCCCCTGAGGTATATAGCCTCTTAGACCTATCGGTAAAAAGCGGGTTAAAACAAAAGCCGACTGCAAGGATAAAGCTCAAGGCTAAAAATAAGATATTAATAAAGACCGGGTATGGAGATGGGCCTGTGGATGCCACATACAAGGCAATAGCATCCCTTACGAAGACAAAAAGCAGTCTTCTTAAATATGAGGTGATGAGCATCACAGGAGGCACAGATGCCTTAGGAGAGGTAACTGTAACATTACAGGAAGGCGGAAGAACCGTCAGAGGTCATGGCTCTGACACAGACATTATCACTGCCTCGGCAAAGGCATACATTAATGCCCTTAATAAGCTTGCAGGGAGGAAGTAGCCTGAGAAGAAAAAATGACAGAAAATACTGGAAATGAGGGAAGCACTATATCTGACAGAGAACATGCAGAGATTTGCCTGTTGTATCAAAATGCTACGGATAATCTTAAAGCATTCAAAAATAGCCAGTGGCGTAATTTTGGTTTCTACTCTGCGAGTATAGTATTTCTCATCAGTTACGCTGACAGAATGCCAGACTTTGCTAAGGTTTATATTTCTGTTATATTATTTCTTGGAACTATATTCGCAATATTTATACTGAAGCATTATCAAAAGAAGATGTCAACGGAGCGCAAAGTCCTGGAGAATATTTATAAGCGATTTGGCTTGCCATTTCGTGAGTGCAGAGAGCCTAAGGGAGATGTTTCTAAGCCTGATGATTTTGAAACCTATGTTATCGGGTGGGGTGGCGTTGCTTATCTTATTGTTACTTTTATCTTTGTGATGATTATTTTTTAGGGTAAAAAGTTATGAAAACCGCTGAGAAAATCTCTTTCTGGACCGATGCAGGAAATTATGACCTGAAGACCGCAGAGTCTATGCAGAAGTCGGGTAGATATGTCTATACAGCTTTTCTCTGTCAGCAGGCAATAGAAAAATATCTTAAAGCCCTTTACATTAAGAAAACTTCTAAAGAAGCCCCGCGAACTCATAACCTTGTTTATCTTGCCGGCTTGCTTGAACTTGAGATAACAGATGAACAGTTAAACTTACTCACAGACCTTACAGGCTATTACATAGAAGGTCGTTATCCTACCTATAAACAGAAGGTTTCTAAGACCTTGAGCAAAAGAAAGGCTTATAATATACTTATTAGAACAAGGAGGTATATTAAATGGCTTCAGTCAAGCCTTCGGTGATGAAGAGCCTTGAGGATTATGTTGCTGAAATAAGTGCCATCTGCCGAATAGACAGGGCTGTCTTGTTCGGCTCGTATGCAAAAGGCACACAGAACAAAGAAAGCGACATTGATATTGCAATATTTTCAAAAGAGATTAATGATTCAAACCGCCATAAATATATGTCTCTTTTCCTCAGGCATATACTGAAATATAAACTTGACATACAACCTCTTGCCTTCAATACAAAAGAATACAATTCCTTGTCAGATGATTTTATTGCTGGCGAGATAAGAAAAAAGGGAATTGTTATCTACAGACGGGTATAGTCATATGCGTGAAAGACTCTTTAAACTCAAAGCAAAGGCATACATTAATGCCATTAATAAGCTTCAGGTGAAAAAGTAGCTACAGCGAAATGCCTAAGCCTATTTTTCTATGCAAAACTCGATTATTATAAGGGGCGCAAGGGAGCATAATCTTAAGAATATAGATTTATCTATACCCCGTGACAGAATAACCGTTATCACAGGCCCATCAGGCTCAGGGAAGTCCTCGCTTGCAATCGATACTATATATGCCGAGGGCCAAAGAAGATATGTTCAGAGCCTTTCGGCTTATGCAAGGCAGTTTTTAGGCGAGCAGGGAAAACCCGATGTAGATTATATCGAGGGACTTTCTCCTTCGATAGCAATCGACCAGAAAACAGTTACCAAAAGCCCCCGTTCAACCGTAGGCACTATAACGGAGATTTACGACTATATGCGTGTGCTTTATACGAGGGTTGGCAAGCCACTTTGCAGTAAATGCGGCTCTAACATAACAACACAGGAGATAGAAAGCATCATAGAAACCGTTATGGCTTTGCCATCTTCATGCCGCATCCAGATTCTTTCTCCAATAGTAAGGGACAGAAAAGGCGAATATAGAAAAGAGCTCGAGGAGATGAGAGGAGAGGGTTTTGTAAGGGCAAGAATCGACGGACATATGACAGACCTGATGCAGGATATCTCCCTCGAAAAACACAAGAGGCATACAATCGAGATAGTCATAGACAGGCTGATTATAAGAAAGCCCAGCATTGAAAGGCAGTTGAGGAATTCCATAGAAATAGCACTCAGGTATTCCGATACCGTTATAGTTAATCTCATCGAAAAGCACAAGGACATACTATTCAGTAGAAAAATGGCATGTCCTAAGTGCGGGGTAAGCTTTCCAGAGATAACCCCAAGGCTTTTTTCATTCAATAGCAGGCTCGGTGCCTGCAGTTCGTGTAAGGGGCTTGGTTTTAGAGGAATTGAAGAGGATGCCGAAGACCTATCAGGGTATGAGCCATGTAGGCTATGCGGAGGACTCAGGCTTAACAAAGAGGCATTGAGCGTAAGGCTTTACGGTAAAAACATAGGCGAGTTTGCAAGGCTTTCTGTAAGAGATGCCTTCTTATTTGTCAGTGCCTTGAGATTGACTGAAAGGGAGCAGATTATAGCGGAAAGAATCCTTAAAGAGGTGAAAGACAGGTTGTCCTTTTTAGAAAGGGTTGGTCTTGGCTATCTTAGCATGGACAGGCCCTCTCTTACTCTTTCAGGAGGTGAGGCACAGAGAATAAGGCTTGCAACACAGATTGGCTCATCCCTTACAGGTGTCCTTTATGTTTTAGATGAGCCGAGCATAGGGCTTCATCCTAAGGACTGTAGAGGGCTCTTGAAAAGCCTCTCCTCTATAAAGGACAGGGGTAATACGGTCATTGTGGTTGAGCATGACGAGGAGACCATAAGATGGGCTGACCATGTTATCGATATGGGACCCGGTGCAGGGCTCAGAGGCGGATGGGTCGTTGCAGAAGGAACACCTACGGAGATTCAGGATATGCCGTTTTCTGTCACGGGAAAGTTCCTTAAAGGCACACTCGGCATACCCATTCCCTCTAAAAGAAAAACCTCATCTGATTTTATAGAAATCATTGGTGCTCAGGAGTTTAATCTTAAAAATATCTCCGTAAAGATTCCACTTAAGGTTTTTACCTGCGTTACAGGTGTCTCTGGCTCAGGGAAAAGCACATTGATATTCGAGATACTCTATAAGAGGCTTGCACAGAAGCTATATGGAAAGACAGAGCCATCGGGAAGGCACAAAGAAATCAGGGGCATGGAAAAAATAGACAAGGTTATATGCGCTCCGCAGTCGCCATTAGGCAGAACCCCTCGCTCTAATCCAGCAACATATACAGGTGTTTTTGCATTTGTAAGAGAGCTTTTTTCAGGGCTAACAGAGTCAAAGGTCAGGGGTTATTCAGCCTCCAGATTTAGTTTTAACCTTCGCGGAGGCAGATGCGAGGCATGTAAAGGCGAGGGCATTAAGAAGGTTGAGATGCACTTCCTTCCTGCTGTGTATGTGTCCTGCGATGTCTGCAAAGGGAAAAGGTACAATAAAGAGACACTGGATATAAAATATAAAGGCATGGATATATCCGATGTCTTAAGCATGACGGTGAGCGAGGCAATCCAGTTCTTTAGCCCAATACCATATCTTAGGCAGAGGCTTGAGGTCATAGAGGATGTTGGTCTGGGCTATATCCAGTTAGGTCAGCCTGCACCGAGTCTTTCAGGAGGAGAGGCACAGAGAATAAGGCTTTCAAGAGAGCTGGCTAAAAAATCCACAGGCAATACCCTCTATATATTAGATGAGCCAACAACAGGACTTCATTTCGTAGACATAGAAAAGCTCCTCGGAGTCATAGAGAGTCTTATTAACATGGGTAATACGGTTATCGTTATAGAGCATAACCCGGATGTGGTAAAATCAGCAGACTGGGTGATAGACCTTGGTCCAGGAGGAGGAGGAGACGGTGGATGGGTTGTTGCAGAGGGCACTCCAGAAGAGGTGAGCATGAGCATGCATTCATATACAGGAATGGTTTTGAAGGAGAAACTGAAATAGATATGAAGATACTAAAGATACTAAAGATACTGTTTCAGTTATTGCTTTGCACCCTCATAGCCTCCTCCTGCAAAGATGGGGAGAGGCTCTACAAGAAAAGCACCATCCTCATGGATACGGTTGTAACTATAACCGTCTCGTCGGAGTCAAAGGAAAACGCAGAGAGTGCTATCGATAGTGCATTTGAAAGGATAAAAGAGATAGAAGGATTGATTAATTTCTGGTCCCC from Nitrospirota bacterium carries:
- a CDS encoding BrnT family toxin — protein: MIFEWGEGKNKINIKKHRVSFEWAKEIFDDPLHISVLDKRFDYFEERWVTLGSTKSGIILVVGHMYYLTEEAEEVIKVITARKATKKEREQYEKIS
- a CDS encoding BrnA antitoxin family protein gives rise to the protein MRKSAKKEEFELKREYDFSRGERGRFFSPKKVSTTIRLDNDILLFFKKLATSKKAPYQSLLNEALRAYIRKCA
- the pssA gene encoding CDP-diacylglycerol--serine O-phosphatidyltransferase, translated to MKKGIYVFPNALTLCGMFAGFYAIVSAIKASYIHAGWAIIIAMVFDGLDGWVARRTHSTTRFGIELDSLSDVIAFGVAPSLLIYRWALIPFGRIGWAAAFLFVACGALRLARYNVQMGSAERKSFTGMPIPGAAVVIATTVLFYREMGWSPQKNILFLLLVVALSILMVSTLRFHSIKEIDISKRKPFWILVAFIVVLALVLMHTEIALFTASMLYLLTGIFENAYLYLKRQKQPST
- a CDS encoding 2-isopropylmalate synthase, coding for MRTIRIFDTTLRDGEQSPGASMSPEEKLNLAKQLSRLGVDIIEAGFAISSLGDFEAIKRISSEVEGPIICSLSRAKEEDIKRAWEALKDAPRKRIHTFHSTSDIHLKYQFRVSKEEALKRSVEMVRFARGFLKDVEFSPMDATRTEPSYLCEVVEAVIDAGAGTVNIPDTVGYGIPTEFGKLIKMLMEKVKNIHKAVISVHCHNDLGLAVANSLSAILNGAGQVECTINGIGERAGNCSLEEVVMALRTRRDFFHADTGINTEEIMRTSRLVTKITGIPVQPNKAIVGANAFAHEAGIHQDGLLKEKTTYEIISPKSIGLGGARLVLGKHSGRHAFRARLNEIGYELSPEEMESAFLKFKHLADQKKNIFDEDIETLVSEEIIKAPEVYSLLDLSVKSGLKQKPTARIKLKAKNKILIKTGYGDGPVDATYKAIASLTKTKSSLLKYEVMSITGGTDALGEVTVTLQEGGRTVRGHGSDTDIITASAKAYINALNKLAGRK
- a CDS encoding HEPN domain-containing protein — encoded protein: MKTAEKISFWTDAGNYDLKTAESMQKSGRYVYTAFLCQQAIEKYLKALYIKKTSKEAPRTHNLVYLAGLLELEITDEQLNLLTDLTGYYIEGRYPTYKQKVSKTLSKRKAYNILIRTRRYIKWLQSSLR
- a CDS encoding nucleotidyltransferase domain-containing protein, with amino-acid sequence MASVKPSVMKSLEDYVAEISAICRIDRAVLFGSYAKGTQNKESDIDIAIFSKEINDSNRHKYMSLFLRHILKYKLDIQPLAFNTKEYNSLSDDFIAGEIRKKGIVIYRRV
- the uvrA gene encoding excinuclease ABC subunit UvrA — protein: MQNSIIIRGAREHNLKNIDLSIPRDRITVITGPSGSGKSSLAIDTIYAEGQRRYVQSLSAYARQFLGEQGKPDVDYIEGLSPSIAIDQKTVTKSPRSTVGTITEIYDYMRVLYTRVGKPLCSKCGSNITTQEIESIIETVMALPSSCRIQILSPIVRDRKGEYRKELEEMRGEGFVRARIDGHMTDLMQDISLEKHKRHTIEIVIDRLIIRKPSIERQLRNSIEIALRYSDTVIVNLIEKHKDILFSRKMACPKCGVSFPEITPRLFSFNSRLGACSSCKGLGFRGIEEDAEDLSGYEPCRLCGGLRLNKEALSVRLYGKNIGEFARLSVRDAFLFVSALRLTEREQIIAERILKEVKDRLSFLERVGLGYLSMDRPSLTLSGGEAQRIRLATQIGSSLTGVLYVLDEPSIGLHPKDCRGLLKSLSSIKDRGNTVIVVEHDEETIRWADHVIDMGPGAGLRGGWVVAEGTPTEIQDMPFSVTGKFLKGTLGIPIPSKRKTSSDFIEIIGAQEFNLKNISVKIPLKVFTCVTGVSGSGKSTLIFEILYKRLAQKLYGKTEPSGRHKEIRGMEKIDKVICAPQSPLGRTPRSNPATYTGVFAFVRELFSGLTESKVRGYSASRFSFNLRGGRCEACKGEGIKKVEMHFLPAVYVSCDVCKGKRYNKETLDIKYKGMDISDVLSMTVSEAIQFFSPIPYLRQRLEVIEDVGLGYIQLGQPAPSLSGGEAQRIRLSRELAKKSTGNTLYILDEPTTGLHFVDIEKLLGVIESLINMGNTVIVIEHNPDVVKSADWVIDLGPGGGGDGGWVVAEGTPEEVSMSMHSYTGMVLKEKLK